A window of Phycobacter azelaicus contains these coding sequences:
- a CDS encoding acyl carrier protein, whose translation MSDVADRVKKIVVEHLGVEEAKVTENASFIDDLGADSLDTVELVMAFEEEFGIEIPDDAAETIQTFGDAVKFITEAS comes from the coding sequence ATGAGCGACGTCGCAGACCGCGTGAAAAAGATCGTTGTAGAGCACCTGGGTGTTGAAGAAGCCAAAGTGACCGAGAACGCCTCGTTCATCGACGACCTGGGCGCCGACAGCCTGGACACGGTTGAACTGGTCATGGCCTTTGAAGAAGAGTTCGGCATCGAGATCCCGGATGATGCAGCCGAAACCATCCAGACCTTTGGCGATGCGGTGAAGTTCATCACCGAAGCCTCCTAA
- the rplI gene encoding 50S ribosomal protein L9: protein MQVILLERVAKLGQMGDVVDVKPGYARNFLLPQGKAKTASEANIAAFESQKAQLEARNLETKKEAEALGEKLGGQQFIVIRSASDGGNLYGSVTPRDAADVATEEGFSVDRKQVIIREPIKTLGLHEAEVHLHPEVMVTISLNVARSQEEAELQASGKSIQELAAEEEAAAEFEISELFDDIGSAASDDDEGDAAPAAEGEEETNA from the coding sequence ATGCAAGTTATCCTTCTTGAACGTGTGGCCAAGCTGGGCCAGATGGGCGACGTCGTAGACGTCAAGCCCGGTTACGCACGCAACTTCCTCCTGCCCCAGGGCAAGGCGAAGACCGCATCCGAAGCCAACATCGCAGCTTTCGAATCTCAGAAAGCGCAGCTTGAAGCGCGCAACCTGGAGACCAAGAAAGAAGCAGAGGCTCTGGGCGAAAAGCTGGGTGGCCAGCAGTTCATCGTGATTCGCTCCGCCTCCGATGGCGGCAACCTCTACGGCTCTGTCACCCCGCGTGACGCAGCTGATGTTGCTACCGAAGAAGGCTTCTCCGTGGACCGCAAGCAGGTCATCATTCGCGAGCCGATCAAAACCCTTGGTCTGCACGAAGCCGAAGTTCACCTGCACCCTGAAGTGATGGTGACCATCAGCCTGAACGTGGCCCGTTCGCAGGAAGAAGCTGAATTGCAGGCCTCCGGCAAATCCATCCAGGAGCTGGCCGCCGAAGAGGAAGCCGCTGCGGAATTCGAAATCTCCGAGCTGTTTGACGATATCGGTTCTGCCGCATCGGACGACGACGAGGGCGACGCTGCTCCGGCAGCGGAAGGCGAAGAAGAAACCAACGCCTGA
- the rpsF gene encoding 30S ribosomal protein S6, with product MPLYEHVMIARQDLSNSQAEGLIEHFGTVLADNDGKLVDSEYWGVKTMAYKINKNRKGHYAFLRTDAPAAAVQEMERLMRLHEDVMRVLTIKVDEHAEGPSVQMQKRDDREGRRERR from the coding sequence ATGCCCCTTTATGAGCATGTAATGATTGCGCGTCAGGACCTGTCCAACTCGCAAGCTGAAGGCCTCATCGAACATTTTGGTACCGTACTGGCTGACAACGACGGCAAGCTCGTCGACAGCGAGTACTGGGGCGTCAAGACGATGGCCTACAAGATCAACAAGAACCGCAAAGGCCACTATGCCTTCCTGCGCACCGACGCCCCTGCGGCAGCGGTACAGGAAATGGAACGCCTGATGCGCCTTCATGAAGACGTGATGCGTGTTCTGACCATCAAGGTCGATGAGCACGCCGAAGGCCCCTCGGTTCAGATGCAGAAGCGTGACGACCGTGAAGGTCGCCGTGAACGCCGCTGA
- a CDS encoding HisA/HisF-related TIM barrel protein → MMIYPTMELMNGRCVTLDKGRLDNPMLWHVDPVETAKGFAASGAEWMHLTDFNAVRGEDTNAGLVEEIIRSVGIPVQLGGGMRSREQIEHWIDRGAGRVTVGTLAARDPALVAELAKQHPDQIVLAVDVWQGQVMTEGWRQSGAFQPQAYIEAFGDAPFAAIIITDIDSDMSDVEAQLGLIAGLAERAKAPVIASGVVRGVDDIARLKYIPNISGSLVGRALFRKTLTLAEALEVARPQSEPIAEFL, encoded by the coding sequence ATGATGATCTACCCGACGATGGAGCTGATGAACGGCCGCTGCGTCACGCTGGACAAGGGGCGGCTCGATAATCCGATGCTCTGGCATGTGGATCCAGTGGAAACGGCGAAAGGCTTTGCCGCGAGTGGGGCCGAGTGGATGCATCTGACGGATTTCAACGCGGTGCGGGGCGAGGACACCAATGCAGGTCTTGTTGAAGAGATCATTCGCAGTGTCGGTATTCCTGTTCAGCTTGGTGGGGGGATGCGCAGCCGAGAGCAGATCGAACACTGGATCGATCGCGGAGCCGGGCGCGTGACCGTGGGCACCCTGGCCGCCCGCGACCCGGCGCTGGTTGCTGAACTGGCCAAGCAGCATCCTGATCAGATCGTGCTGGCGGTTGACGTCTGGCAGGGGCAGGTGATGACTGAGGGTTGGCGCCAGTCAGGCGCTTTCCAGCCTCAAGCCTATATCGAAGCCTTTGGCGACGCCCCTTTTGCTGCGATCATCATTACCGACATCGATAGCGACATGTCTGATGTGGAAGCGCAGCTTGGCTTGATTGCCGGCCTTGCCGAGCGGGCGAAGGCACCGGTTATTGCCAGCGGGGTGGTGCGCGGTGTCGATGATATCGCACGTCTCAAGTACATTCCGAATATTTCCGGCAGCTTGGTCGGCCGGGCACTGTTCCGCAAAACGCTGACCCTGGCAGAAGCCCTGGAAGTGGCCCGTCCGCAATCAGAACCTATCGCCGAATTCCTGTAA
- a CDS encoding cytochrome b/b6 domain-containing protein produces MSARNSFSEYGSVAKTFHWLTALLIFTAFPLGYFANELAHYIQSPDFDGSQDTISRTALLFSLHKTVGVAVFFVALLRILWAISGEKPGLLHPDNKLEALAAEVVHWMLYGSLVAVPLTGWIHHAATTGFAPIFWPFGQSLPFVPKSEEVAHLFGDAHEILVWTLAASLALHIAGALKHHVIDQDSTLRRMLPGSGKMPQPPAQTHSLRPASVALAVFVAVLTVGTFLGEAEEHERAAADAPDTFESDNSALVDTAGSAALAGWQVQTGTLAITITQMGSAVEGQFSDWTATIDFEEPSSPGPAGKVDVTIVIPSLSLGSVTDQAMGADYFDSGTYPTARFEGEIVKTETGYEANGPLTIRDQSVPITLPFELTLEGDQATMNGSTTVNRLDFNIGQGTQDEGTLAFAVGIDVNLTATRAAP; encoded by the coding sequence ATGTCCGCACGCAACAGTTTTTCCGAATACGGCAGTGTCGCCAAAACATTTCACTGGCTGACCGCTCTCTTGATCTTTACAGCCTTTCCCCTGGGCTATTTCGCCAATGAACTGGCGCATTATATCCAAAGCCCGGATTTTGACGGCTCCCAAGACACCATAAGCCGCACCGCGCTTTTGTTTTCCCTGCACAAGACCGTAGGCGTTGCCGTCTTCTTTGTGGCCTTGCTGCGGATCCTTTGGGCCATCAGCGGGGAGAAGCCCGGGCTTTTGCATCCTGACAACAAACTTGAGGCATTGGCCGCCGAAGTGGTGCACTGGATGCTCTACGGCTCGCTTGTCGCTGTTCCCCTGACCGGCTGGATCCATCATGCAGCAACGACGGGCTTTGCGCCGATTTTCTGGCCATTCGGTCAATCGCTGCCGTTCGTTCCGAAATCCGAAGAAGTGGCGCATCTGTTCGGCGACGCACATGAAATCCTTGTCTGGACATTGGCCGCATCCCTGGCCCTGCATATTGCCGGTGCGCTGAAACACCACGTGATCGACCAGGACTCGACCCTGCGCCGGATGCTGCCCGGATCGGGAAAAATGCCGCAACCTCCCGCGCAAACGCACAGTCTGCGGCCTGCCAGTGTGGCCTTGGCTGTGTTCGTCGCCGTTCTGACCGTGGGCACATTTCTGGGCGAAGCCGAAGAGCATGAGCGTGCCGCCGCTGACGCACCCGATACCTTTGAATCCGACAACTCCGCGCTCGTAGACACGGCAGGATCGGCGGCCTTGGCTGGCTGGCAAGTCCAGACCGGAACTCTCGCCATTACGATCACCCAGATGGGCAGCGCGGTGGAGGGTCAGTTTTCTGACTGGACCGCTACAATCGATTTTGAAGAACCTTCAAGTCCCGGCCCCGCTGGCAAGGTCGACGTGACGATCGTCATTCCGTCTCTCAGCCTCGGATCGGTCACGGATCAGGCCATGGGGGCCGACTACTTTGACAGCGGAACCTACCCGACTGCCCGGTTTGAAGGTGAAATCGTGAAAACCGAAACAGGGTATGAAGCGAACGGACCGCTGACCATCCGCGACCAGAGCGTGCCCATCACCCTGCCGTTCGAACTGACCCTTGAGGGCGATCAGGCAACTATGAACGGCAGCACCACGGTGAACCGGCTTGATTTCAACATCGGACAGGGCACGCAGGACGAGGGCACGCTGGCCTTTGCCGTCGGCATCGACGTGAATCTGACTGCGACACGCGCCGCTCCTTAG
- the tig gene encoding trigger factor, with product MQVTETLNEGLKRGYAITVTAAELDEKVKEKLVEAQPEIEMKGFRKGKVPMALLRKQFGQRLLGEVMQETIDGAMNKHFEDSGDRPALQPEVKMTNEDWKEGDDVNVEMSYEALPEIPEVDLSVISVEKLVVKAEDEAVEEALNNLAETAKDFEARDEGAASEDGDQVVINFVGKVDGEAFGGGSAEDYPLVLGSNSFIPGFEEQLVGVKAGEEKDVTVTFPEDYQAENLAGKDAVFSCTVKEVKAPKAAEIDDELAKKFGAEDLEALKGQIRERLEAEYAGAARAVMKRATLDKLDELVSFDLPPSLVEAEAKDIAHQLWHEDNPEVQDHNHGEIETTEEHSKLAERRVRLGLLLANLGEKAEVEVSDAEMTQAIMAQARQYPGQERQFFEFIQQNAQMQQQLRAPIFEDKVIDYVFEQATVEEKEVSKEDLQKAVEALDEE from the coding sequence ATGCAGGTCACCGAGACGCTGAACGAAGGTCTGAAACGCGGCTACGCCATCACTGTCACAGCTGCCGAGCTGGACGAGAAGGTCAAGGAAAAGCTGGTTGAGGCACAGCCCGAAATCGAAATGAAGGGTTTCCGCAAAGGCAAGGTGCCGATGGCCCTGCTGCGCAAGCAATTTGGCCAGCGCCTCTTGGGCGAAGTCATGCAGGAAACCATCGACGGCGCAATGAACAAGCACTTCGAAGACAGCGGCGATCGCCCTGCGCTGCAGCCCGAAGTGAAGATGACCAACGAAGACTGGAAAGAGGGCGACGACGTCAACGTCGAAATGTCCTATGAGGCTCTGCCCGAGATCCCCGAAGTGGATCTGTCCGTGATCTCCGTTGAAAAGCTGGTTGTCAAAGCCGAGGACGAAGCGGTCGAAGAAGCGCTGAACAATCTTGCCGAAACCGCCAAGGACTTTGAGGCGCGCGACGAAGGCGCAGCCTCTGAAGATGGCGACCAGGTTGTCATCAATTTCGTGGGCAAGGTCGACGGCGAAGCCTTCGGTGGTGGCTCTGCCGAAGACTACCCGCTGGTCTTGGGCTCCAACTCCTTTATCCCCGGCTTCGAAGAGCAGCTGGTCGGCGTGAAGGCGGGTGAAGAAAAAGACGTAACCGTCACCTTCCCCGAAGACTACCAGGCCGAAAACCTGGCAGGTAAGGATGCCGTGTTCTCCTGCACCGTGAAAGAGGTGAAAGCCCCCAAAGCGGCCGAGATCGACGACGAGCTGGCCAAGAAATTCGGTGCCGAGGATCTGGAAGCCCTCAAAGGCCAGATCCGTGAGCGTCTGGAGGCCGAATACGCCGGTGCCGCCCGCGCCGTGATGAAGCGCGCAACCCTCGACAAGCTGGACGAACTGGTCTCCTTTGATCTGCCGCCGTCGCTGGTCGAAGCGGAAGCCAAAGACATCGCGCACCAGCTGTGGCATGAGGATAACCCCGAGGTTCAGGATCACAACCACGGTGAGATCGAAACCACCGAGGAGCACAGCAAGCTGGCGGAGCGCCGCGTGCGTCTGGGTCTGCTGCTCGCCAACTTGGGCGAAAAGGCTGAGGTTGAAGTGTCGGACGCCGAAATGACCCAAGCCATCATGGCGCAGGCTCGCCAGTACCCGGGTCAGGAGCGTCAGTTCTTCGAGTTCATCCAGCAGAACGCCCAGATGCAGCAGCAGCTGCGCGCGCCGATCTTTGAAGACAAGGTCATCGACTATGTCTTTGAACAGGCGACTGTGGAAGAAAAAGAGGTCTCCAAAGAAGACCTGCAGAAAGCTGTTGAGGCGCTGGACGAAGAATAA
- the fabD gene encoding ACP S-malonyltransferase translates to MTVAFVFPGQGAQTIGMGKELAEAYPSAKAIFDEVDEALGEALSGLIWEGDIETLTLTRNAQPALMATSMAAMRALEAEGIAIDKAAFVAGHSLGEYSALAAAGAISVGDTARLLRTRGAAMQDAVPVGEGAMAAILGLDLEAVRAVAIEAAQGEVCQAANDNDPTQVVVSGSKAAVERAAGIAKEKGAKRAVMLPVSAPFHCALMQPAADVMAEALAGVEILSPAVPLIANVRADAVTDPDEIRALLVEQVTGSVRWRESVQAMAAKGVTEFWEIGAGKALSGMIRKIDRALVCRQVGTPEGAKAALES, encoded by the coding sequence ATGACTGTCGCATTTGTGTTTCCGGGGCAGGGTGCCCAGACGATCGGCATGGGCAAGGAGTTGGCAGAGGCCTATCCGTCGGCCAAAGCCATCTTTGACGAGGTGGACGAGGCGCTTGGTGAAGCCCTGAGCGGCCTGATCTGGGAGGGCGACATTGAGACCCTGACCCTGACCCGCAACGCGCAGCCTGCACTGATGGCGACCTCCATGGCGGCCATGCGCGCGCTTGAGGCCGAGGGCATCGCGATCGACAAGGCCGCCTTTGTCGCCGGGCATTCTCTGGGCGAATATTCCGCTCTTGCGGCAGCCGGAGCAATTTCGGTTGGCGATACCGCACGCTTGCTGCGCACCCGCGGCGCTGCGATGCAGGATGCCGTGCCGGTGGGTGAGGGCGCAATGGCTGCAATCCTGGGGCTGGACCTTGAGGCCGTGCGCGCCGTCGCGATCGAGGCCGCCCAGGGCGAGGTTTGCCAGGCCGCCAATGACAACGATCCGACACAGGTTGTGGTCTCCGGCTCCAAAGCGGCTGTTGAGCGGGCCGCCGGGATCGCCAAGGAAAAAGGCGCCAAGCGCGCCGTTATGCTGCCGGTAAGTGCGCCATTTCATTGCGCCCTCATGCAGCCCGCCGCCGATGTGATGGCTGAGGCGCTTGCGGGTGTAGAAATCCTATCCCCCGCGGTGCCATTGATCGCCAATGTACGCGCTGATGCAGTCACGGATCCCGATGAGATCCGCGCGCTCCTGGTGGAACAGGTGACTGGTTCGGTGCGCTGGCGTGAAAGCGTGCAGGCCATGGCTGCCAAGGGCGTTACCGAGTTCTGGGAGATCGGTGCGGGCAAGGCCCTGTCGGGAATGATCCGTAAAATCGATCGCGCACTGGTCTGCCGCCAGGTGGGTACGCCCGAAGGCGCAAAGGCCGCGCTTGAGAGCTGA
- a CDS encoding YceI family protein, producing MKNLLLAAALTGAAATAAIAAPEKYALDASHSQILFSYNHLGFSTTWGMFSGFEGEIMFDQEDPASSSVSVSMPVMSMFTGWEGRFDHFMSKDFFEASEDEMVSFTSTGIEVTGENTAKITGDLTLNGVTKSVVLDATLNQVGDHPMAGKPWAGFDATTTLVRSDFGLGKFAPYVSDEVQVQISIEAMKAE from the coding sequence ATGAAAAACCTTCTTCTTGCCGCTGCCCTGACCGGTGCAGCCGCCACTGCTGCCATCGCTGCGCCTGAGAAATACGCTCTGGACGCCAGCCACAGCCAGATCCTTTTCAGCTACAACCACCTGGGCTTCTCCACGACTTGGGGCATGTTCTCTGGTTTTGAAGGCGAGATCATGTTCGATCAGGAAGATCCTGCCTCCTCCAGCGTTTCGGTTTCTATGCCGGTCATGTCCATGTTCACCGGCTGGGAAGGCCGTTTCGACCACTTCATGTCCAAGGATTTCTTTGAAGCCTCTGAAGATGAAATGGTCAGCTTTACCTCGACAGGTATCGAAGTTACCGGCGAGAACACGGCCAAGATCACCGGTGACCTGACCCTCAACGGTGTCACCAAGTCGGTGGTTCTGGATGCAACTCTGAACCAGGTTGGCGATCACCCGATGGCCGGGAAGCCCTGGGCCGGCTTTGACGCCACCACGACCCTGGTGCGCAGCGACTTTGGCCTCGGCAAGTTCGCACCTTACGTCAGCGATGAAGTTCAGGTTCAGATCTCGATCGAGGCAATGAAAGCCGAGTAA
- the fabG gene encoding 3-oxoacyl-[acyl-carrier-protein] reductase: MFDLTGKNALITGASGGIGGDIARALHAAGATVALSGTREEPLKALADELGERAYVLPCNLSDSEAVDALPKQAAEAMGSVDILVNNAGITRDNLFMRMKDEEWQSVLDVNLTSTMRLCRGVLRGMMKARWGRIINISSIVGATGNPGQANYAASKAGMVGMSKSLAYEVANRGITVNAIAPGFIATAMTDKLTDDQKANILGQVPAGRMGDSKEIAAAVLYLASAEAAYVTGSTLHVNGGMAML; this comes from the coding sequence ATGTTTGATCTGACGGGAAAGAACGCCCTGATCACCGGCGCCTCTGGCGGGATTGGCGGGGATATTGCCCGCGCTCTTCATGCCGCAGGTGCCACTGTTGCTCTGTCCGGCACCCGCGAGGAGCCGCTCAAAGCGCTGGCAGATGAGCTGGGAGAGCGCGCCTATGTGCTGCCCTGCAACCTCAGCGACTCCGAAGCCGTCGATGCGCTGCCTAAACAGGCCGCCGAAGCGATGGGCTCGGTCGATATCCTGGTGAACAATGCCGGTATAACACGTGACAATCTTTTCATGCGCATGAAGGATGAAGAATGGCAAAGCGTTCTGGACGTGAACCTGACCTCGACCATGCGCCTGTGCCGCGGCGTGTTGCGCGGTATGATGAAAGCACGCTGGGGGCGGATCATCAATATCTCCTCCATCGTCGGAGCCACGGGTAACCCCGGGCAAGCGAACTACGCGGCGTCCAAGGCAGGTATGGTAGGTATGTCCAAATCCTTGGCCTATGAGGTTGCAAACCGCGGCATCACCGTGAACGCGATTGCGCCGGGCTTCATTGCGACCGCGATGACCGACAAGCTGACCGATGACCAGAAAGCGAACATTTTGGGCCAGGTGCCAGCCGGGCGGATGGGAGATTCGAAAGAGATCGCCGCGGCGGTCCTGTATCTGGCGAGTGCGGAGGCCGCTTATGTCACCGGCAGTACGCTGCATGTAAACGGCGGCATGGCGATGCTCTGA
- a CDS encoding transglycosylase SLT domain-containing protein, which translates to MAGCSQPTAAVTRYSPPLYPNETPELRQKINYWADHYEVPRTLVHRLAVRESTHRPWAINRPYYGLLQILPATARSMGFRGNPEDLLDADTNLEFAVKYLRGAWLLSDENEATAVKHYSRGYYYEAKRRGMLKETGLRP; encoded by the coding sequence ATGGCTGGCTGCAGCCAACCGACCGCTGCCGTGACCCGCTATTCACCTCCGCTCTACCCAAACGAAACACCCGAGTTGCGCCAGAAAATCAACTACTGGGCTGATCATTACGAGGTTCCGCGCACGCTGGTGCATCGTCTGGCCGTGCGGGAGAGCACCCATCGCCCGTGGGCGATTAACCGCCCCTACTACGGGTTATTACAGATCCTACCAGCCACGGCGCGGTCTATGGGATTCCGTGGCAACCCTGAGGATCTGCTGGATGCGGACACCAATCTGGAGTTCGCCGTGAAGTACCTGCGGGGGGCTTGGCTCCTTTCAGATGAGAACGAGGCGACAGCGGTCAAACACTACTCGCGCGGATACTACTACGAGGCCAAGCGGCGCGGGATGCTCAAAGAGACAGGCCTAAGGCCCTGA
- a CDS encoding recombinase, whose protein sequence is MTDPETVDPTHSTSDLLRSLKASILRLRQKAEELREQLERLGPDALEEGEQRQVAKLDSLIRDCQKVEKTLAEQTQGTNGTDNGINLDEARAEVTRRLSRLRAAAIGAEPDRHLK, encoded by the coding sequence GTGACGGATCCTGAAACAGTGGATCCGACCCATTCAACCAGCGATTTGCTGCGCTCGCTAAAGGCCTCCATCCTTCGGCTGCGACAAAAGGCTGAGGAGCTGCGGGAGCAGTTGGAGCGGCTTGGGCCAGACGCCCTCGAGGAGGGTGAGCAGCGACAGGTTGCCAAACTCGACAGTCTCATCCGGGATTGCCAGAAGGTGGAGAAGACGCTTGCAGAACAAACACAAGGCACCAACGGCACGGACAATGGGATCAACCTCGATGAGGCAAGGGCTGAGGTCACTCGCCGCCTGTCTCGCCTCAGGGCCGCAGCAATTGGCGCAGAACCTGATCGACACCTTAAGTGA
- the fabF gene encoding beta-ketoacyl-ACP synthase II translates to MRRVVVTGLGLVTPLASGVEETWSRLLDGQSGAGPITLFDTEASGVATTYACEVPRGDGSNGTFNADDFLAPKEQRKVDDFILYGLAAADMAVKDAGWMPEDEESLLRTGVMIGSGIGGLSSIADTAVLIKERGVRRVSPFFIPGSLINLASGQVSIRYGFKGPNHSVVTACSTGAHAIGDASRIIRAGDADVMVAGGAEAAICEIGIAGFNACKALSTKYGDDPKTASRPYDQDRDGFVMGEGAGVVILEEYEHAKARGAKIYAEVLGYGMSGDAYHITAPSETGEGGERSMRAALANAGLEPKDVDYINAHGTSTMADTIELGAVERMLGEHAGNVTMSSTKSSTGHLLGAAGAIEAIFSILAIRDQVAPPTINLDNPAVESPVDLAPNAKRERKIDVALSNSFGFGGTNASVVFGKPK, encoded by the coding sequence ATGCGTCGAGTAGTTGTCACCGGACTTGGCCTGGTTACCCCTTTGGCCAGCGGGGTCGAAGAAACATGGTCGCGTCTGTTGGACGGTCAGTCCGGCGCAGGGCCGATCACCCTGTTTGATACTGAGGCCAGCGGCGTTGCAACCACCTATGCCTGCGAAGTGCCGCGAGGTGATGGGTCGAACGGGACTTTCAACGCCGACGACTTCCTCGCCCCAAAGGAGCAGCGCAAGGTCGATGACTTCATCCTCTACGGCCTTGCCGCAGCGGATATGGCGGTCAAGGATGCGGGCTGGATGCCCGAGGATGAGGAAAGCCTGCTGCGCACCGGCGTGATGATCGGTTCGGGCATTGGCGGCCTCAGCTCGATTGCCGACACCGCAGTGCTGATCAAGGAACGCGGCGTGCGCCGGGTATCCCCCTTCTTCATACCCGGATCCCTGATCAACTTGGCTTCTGGTCAGGTTTCGATCCGCTATGGCTTCAAGGGGCCGAACCATTCGGTTGTGACCGCCTGCTCGACGGGTGCTCATGCCATTGGCGATGCCAGCCGTATCATCCGAGCGGGTGATGCAGACGTGATGGTGGCCGGTGGCGCCGAGGCTGCGATCTGCGAGATCGGAATCGCAGGTTTCAACGCGTGCAAGGCGCTTAGCACTAAGTACGGAGATGATCCGAAAACGGCGAGCCGCCCCTATGACCAGGACCGTGACGGTTTCGTCATGGGGGAAGGCGCCGGCGTTGTGATCCTTGAGGAATACGAGCACGCCAAGGCGCGCGGAGCCAAAATCTATGCCGAGGTTCTGGGCTACGGCATGTCGGGTGACGCCTACCACATCACCGCGCCGTCCGAGACGGGTGAAGGCGGTGAACGCTCCATGCGTGCCGCATTGGCCAATGCGGGGCTGGAGCCGAAGGACGTGGATTACATCAACGCCCACGGCACCTCGACCATGGCCGACACCATCGAACTGGGCGCCGTTGAGCGGATGCTCGGCGAGCACGCTGGCAATGTCACAATGTCGTCGACCAAATCCTCCACCGGGCACCTTCTGGGCGCGGCGGGCGCGATCGAGGCGATCTTCTCGATCCTGGCAATCCGAGATCAGGTGGCGCCGCCCACGATAAACCTCGACAATCCGGCGGTGGAAAGCCCCGTGGATCTTGCGCCCAACGCCAAGCGCGAGCGCAAGATCGATGTGGCTCTGTCCAACTCCTTTGGTTTTGGCGGCACCAACGCCTCCGTGGTTTTCGGAAAGCCCAAGTAA
- the rpsR gene encoding 30S ribosomal protein S18 yields the protein MAAKPFFRRRKVCPFSGDNAPKIDYKDTRLLQRYISERGKIVPSRITAVSAKKQRELARAIKRARFLALLPYAVK from the coding sequence ATGGCAGCCAAACCGTTTTTCCGCCGTCGCAAAGTTTGCCCCTTCTCGGGCGACAACGCGCCGAAGATCGATTACAAAGACACCCGTCTTCTGCAGCGCTACATCTCTGAGCGCGGCAAGATCGTTCCGTCCCGCATCACCGCCGTTTCGGCAAAAAAGCAGCGTGAACTGGCCCGCGCCATCAAGCGCGCCCGCTTCCTCGCCCTGCTGCCCTACGCCGTGAAGTAA
- the mltG gene encoding endolytic transglycosylase MltG: MWRALASNMMTVLIVALFLLGGVVMWGKSQYTAEGPLEQAMCLRVQSGSNMTRVSRDLEDQGAITSGALFRIGVKYDEKAALLKAGSYLVRPGASMEEIVDQITRGGASTCGTEIVYRIGVTRVLAEVRELDPATNRFVERAEFNPAEEEAPAEYLEKKAEGDTRFRIALAEGVTSWQVTESLKAMDILEGETGPRPPEGMLAPDSYEVSPGDQRAEILAEMQERQIQRINDAWEARSPDAAVETPEEMLILASIIEKETGVAEERRQVASVFTNRLKRGMRLQTDPTVIYGVTKGEGVLGRGLRQSELRGVTPWNTYVIEGLPPTPIANPGLASLTAAVNPDETDYIFFVADGTGGHAFAKTLAEHNRNVAKWRQIEAERNNN; the protein is encoded by the coding sequence ATGTGGCGCGCCCTTGCCTCCAACATGATGACGGTCCTCATCGTGGCGCTGTTCCTTCTGGGGGGCGTCGTCATGTGGGGCAAGTCTCAATACACAGCCGAAGGCCCGCTGGAGCAGGCCATGTGTCTGCGCGTTCAAAGCGGGTCGAACATGACTCGCGTGTCGCGCGATCTTGAAGACCAGGGCGCGATCACCTCTGGTGCACTTTTCCGCATCGGCGTGAAATATGACGAAAAAGCCGCCCTCCTGAAGGCTGGCAGCTATCTGGTGCGGCCCGGCGCCTCGATGGAAGAGATCGTCGATCAGATCACCCGTGGCGGCGCCAGCACCTGCGGCACAGAGATTGTCTACCGTATCGGCGTGACGCGGGTTCTGGCAGAGGTGCGCGAGCTGGACCCTGCTACCAACCGCTTTGTTGAGCGGGCGGAGTTCAACCCAGCAGAGGAAGAAGCTCCGGCTGAGTATCTGGAAAAGAAGGCTGAAGGCGACACCCGGTTCCGTATCGCCTTGGCTGAAGGGGTGACCAGCTGGCAGGTGACCGAGTCTCTCAAAGCGATGGACATCCTCGAAGGTGAAACCGGCCCGCGTCCACCCGAGGGCATGCTGGCCCCTGACAGCTATGAAGTGAGCCCCGGTGACCAGCGCGCCGAGATCCTGGCCGAGATGCAAGAGCGTCAGATTCAAAGGATCAATGACGCATGGGAGGCGCGCTCGCCTGATGCGGCGGTCGAAACACCTGAAGAGATGTTGATCCTCGCCTCCATCATTGAAAAGGAGACCGGTGTCGCCGAAGAGCGTCGCCAGGTCGCCAGCGTCTTTACCAACCGCCTGAAACGGGGGATGCGTCTGCAGACCGACCCGACCGTGATCTACGGTGTGACCAAAGGTGAGGGGGTTCTGGGGCGTGGCCTACGCCAAAGCGAGCTGCGCGGTGTGACGCCTTGGAACACCTACGTGATCGAAGGGCTGCCGCCCACGCCCATCGCCAACCCTGGCCTTGCCAGCCTGACAGCTGCGGTGAATCCTGACGAGACGGATTACATTTTCTTCGTTGCGGATGGCACCGGAGGCCACGCCTTTGCCAAAACACTGGCAGAGCATAATCGCAATGTCGCGAAATGGCGTCAGATCGAAGCTGAGAGAAACAACAACTGA